The following coding sequences are from one uncultured Cohaesibacter sp. window:
- a CDS encoding L-rhamnose isomerase produces MTSLEYNAARDAFAEWGVDADAAMDSLAAIPISMHCWQGDDVVGFEGVTAGSGGGIQTTGNFPGRARNVAELRADLEFAYGKIPGKHRLNLHASYLDSDETPARDELEYKYFSSWVDWARDNGLGLDFNPTFFAHPKADDNLTLSHPDKGIRDFWIRHGQCCRAIAAKFGEELGSPCVDNIWVPDGYKDTPVDRMAARERLESAINEMIATPYDKAHMLDAVESKLFGIGVEACTVGSHEFYMGYAIRKGTLLCLDMGHFHPTENIADKLSSVALSVDEILLHVSRPMRWDSDHVILLNDDILAMAQELVFANLLGRTHIGLDFFDATISRTAAWVIGTRNMQKALLRALLMPQAELKAAEEALDYNKRFIITEQLKDLPYGVIWDAFCARNNVPTGKALIADLDGYQASVSTRG; encoded by the coding sequence ATGACCAGCCTAGAGTATAATGCCGCCCGAGACGCGTTCGCCGAATGGGGCGTTGATGCCGATGCCGCAATGGACAGTCTGGCAGCCATTCCCATTTCCATGCATTGCTGGCAGGGAGATGATGTTGTCGGCTTTGAAGGCGTGACCGCAGGCAGCGGTGGCGGCATTCAGACCACGGGCAATTTTCCCGGCCGTGCCCGCAATGTTGCCGAGCTGCGCGCCGATCTGGAATTTGCCTATGGCAAGATCCCCGGCAAACACCGGCTCAACCTGCATGCCAGCTATCTGGACAGCGACGAGACCCCGGCCCGAGACGAGCTTGAATACAAGTATTTCTCCAGCTGGGTGGACTGGGCCAGGGACAACGGGCTGGGGCTCGATTTCAACCCCACCTTCTTTGCCCACCCCAAGGCCGATGACAATCTGACCCTGTCCCATCCGGACAAGGGCATCCGCGATTTCTGGATCCGTCATGGCCAATGCTGCCGTGCTATTGCCGCAAAATTCGGCGAAGAGCTGGGCAGCCCCTGCGTTGACAATATCTGGGTGCCGGATGGCTACAAGGATACGCCGGTGGACCGCATGGCAGCGCGCGAGCGGCTGGAAAGCGCCATCAACGAGATGATCGCCACCCCATATGACAAGGCGCACATGCTGGATGCGGTGGAAAGCAAGCTGTTCGGCATTGGCGTGGAAGCCTGCACCGTGGGCAGCCACGAGTTCTACATGGGCTATGCCATTCGCAAGGGCACCCTGTTGTGCCTCGATATGGGCCACTTCCACCCGACCGAGAATATCGCCGACAAGCTTTCCTCTGTTGCCCTGTCGGTTGACGAGATCCTGCTTCATGTCAGTCGCCCGATGCGCTGGGACAGTGACCATGTGATCCTGCTCAATGACGACATTCTGGCCATGGCACAGGAGCTGGTCTTTGCCAATCTTCTGGGGCGCACCCACATCGGGCTCGACTTCTTCGATGCCACCATCTCGCGCACCGCAGCCTGGGTGATCGGCACGCGCAACATGCAGAAGGCCCTGTTGCGGGCTCTGCTGATGCCACAGGCCGAGCTGAAGGCTGCAGAAGAGGCGCTCGACTATAACAAGCGCTTCATCATCACCGAACAACTCAAGGATCTGCCTTACGGGGTGATCTGGGACGCATTCTGCGCCCGCAACAATGTACCTACGGGCAAGGCGCTCATCGCCGATCTTGATGGCTATCAGGCCAGCGTATCGACCCGCGGATAA
- a CDS encoding DUF2062 domain-containing protein → MIFGRKNKPKLAERVRIFLWPRRSWKRSGIYYVKRVLRLTGSPYAIAAGVAAGAFTSFTPFLGFHFIIAWTIAFMIGGNLLAAAVGTAVGNPLTFPFIWSATYSTGCMILGQPILHHKIHALQHGLLSQSLSAILPTIKTMAIGAIPVGVPVALIFYYLTRQAARSYQHRRKAHLAQKAFEAGRWRKELAEHAEMTSKAASS, encoded by the coding sequence GTGATTTTTGGTCGGAAGAACAAACCCAAGCTCGCAGAACGCGTTCGAATCTTTCTGTGGCCCCGCCGCAGTTGGAAACGTTCAGGTATTTATTACGTCAAGCGCGTTCTTCGACTCACCGGTTCGCCCTATGCCATTGCAGCAGGAGTCGCGGCAGGTGCCTTCACGTCTTTCACCCCTTTTCTCGGCTTTCACTTCATAATCGCCTGGACCATCGCCTTCATGATCGGCGGCAACCTGCTGGCTGCCGCAGTCGGTACTGCAGTGGGCAATCCGCTGACGTTTCCGTTTATCTGGAGCGCGACCTATTCAACCGGTTGCATGATTCTGGGCCAACCGATCTTGCATCATAAAATCCACGCTTTGCAGCATGGGCTTCTTTCGCAATCGCTCTCGGCCATCTTGCCAACCATCAAGACCATGGCGATTGGAGCTATTCCTGTAGGCGTTCCGGTTGCGCTTATTTTCTATTATCTGACACGGCAAGCTGCCCGATCCTATCAGCATCGGCGCAAGGCGCATCTGGCTCAGAAGGCTTTCGAGGCTGGACGCTGGCGCAAAGAGTTGGCCGAACATGCTGAAATGACCTCAAAGGCAGCGAGCAGCTAG
- the rhaS gene encoding rhamnose ABC transporter substrate-binding protein: MKLNKLLSLAAIAGLMATSAAMAADVRIAMVPKSLGNAFFEAARDGGMEAAKEIGGVELIFNAPAVVTAEGQIEVINALIAQRVDAIAISSNDPDALVPVAKKAMKRGIKVLSFDSAVAPEGRQLHMHPATAAGAAKAQLEMAVDAIGPEGEIAIVSETPQSTNQNEWIDEMKKLLPTDAFSKLKLVDVAYGMGQSDKSYRETIALLRRYPDLKAIIAPSTVAISAAAKAVEDQGMVGKVYVTGLGLPSELAGYVHTGSIKSFAIWNPIDLGYSATYLAYDLIKKGEVKAGDELEAGRMGTFKLDDKMETSLPQPFVYDASNVDKYSKIF; this comes from the coding sequence ATGAAATTGAATAAACTTCTGTCACTGGCAGCCATTGCCGGTCTTATGGCAACATCGGCTGCGATGGCCGCCGATGTTCGTATCGCCATGGTGCCCAAAAGCCTTGGCAACGCCTTCTTCGAAGCCGCCCGCGATGGCGGCATGGAAGCAGCAAAGGAAATTGGCGGCGTGGAACTGATCTTCAACGCTCCGGCTGTTGTTACCGCTGAAGGCCAGATCGAAGTGATCAACGCCCTTATCGCACAGCGCGTCGACGCCATTGCCATTTCTTCCAACGACCCTGACGCTCTGGTTCCTGTCGCCAAGAAAGCCATGAAACGCGGTATCAAGGTTTTGTCGTTTGATTCCGCTGTCGCACCGGAAGGACGTCAGCTGCACATGCATCCGGCAACCGCAGCCGGAGCCGCCAAGGCACAGCTTGAAATGGCTGTTGATGCCATTGGCCCTGAAGGCGAAATCGCCATTGTTTCCGAAACACCACAATCCACCAACCAGAATGAGTGGATTGATGAGATGAAGAAACTTCTGCCAACCGACGCATTCTCCAAACTGAAGCTGGTTGATGTGGCTTATGGCATGGGCCAGTCTGACAAATCCTATCGCGAAACCATCGCATTGCTGCGCCGCTATCCAGATCTTAAAGCGATCATCGCACCGTCCACCGTGGCGATTTCTGCAGCTGCCAAGGCTGTTGAAGATCAGGGCATGGTCGGCAAAGTCTATGTAACCGGTTTGGGTCTGCCTTCTGAATTGGCTGGTTATGTTCACACCGGGTCCATCAAATCCTTTGCCATCTGGAACCCGATCGACCTTGGCTATTCGGCCACCTATCTCGCCTATGACCTGATCAAGAAGGGCGAAGTGAAGGCCGGTGACGAGTTGGAAGCTGGCCGTATGGGCACTTTCAAGCTTGACGACAAGATGGAAACCTCACTGCCTCAGCCATTTGTTTATGACGCAAGCAACGTCGACAAATACTCCAAAATCTTCTGA
- the nanR gene encoding transcriptional regulator NanR: MKISARRKLSDEVRIKLEELIRDEIYPEGSSLPSERELMEMFDVGRPSIREALFGLEKMGLIKIKMGERARVTRPTPQALLSSLSGVANILLDSSEGVQNFEQARIFLEGAVARYAAENATSEQIEALEEALRQNEQTIMKPRAFAITDVAFHRLLTSIPDNPIFMAMHDALVDWLINQRPLPKDEGISNTKSFEGHVAIFNAIKERKPIDAMLAMEVHLKDVQKRYQKIG, from the coding sequence ATGAAAATATCAGCACGCAGAAAATTGTCGGACGAGGTCCGCATCAAGCTTGAAGAGCTCATTCGGGATGAAATCTACCCCGAGGGGAGTTCCTTGCCGTCTGAGCGGGAATTGATGGAGATGTTCGATGTCGGGCGCCCATCCATTCGGGAAGCGCTTTTCGGCTTGGAGAAGATGGGGCTTATCAAGATCAAAATGGGTGAGCGGGCTCGGGTGACGCGTCCGACACCTCAGGCACTTTTGTCTTCGCTTTCCGGTGTAGCCAATATTCTGCTGGACTCCTCAGAAGGCGTGCAGAATTTTGAGCAAGCTCGTATTTTTCTTGAGGGAGCAGTAGCCAGATATGCTGCTGAAAATGCGACATCCGAGCAGATTGAAGCCTTGGAGGAAGCGCTTCGACAGAATGAGCAAACCATCATGAAGCCTCGCGCTTTCGCGATTACGGATGTGGCCTTTCACCGCCTGCTGACCAGCATTCCTGACAATCCGATTTTCATGGCGATGCATGATGCTCTCGTTGATTGGTTGATTAACCAGCGTCCGCTTCCCAAGGATGAGGGTATCTCCAATACCAAGAGTTTCGAAGGTCACGTTGCGATTTTCAATGCCATCAAGGAGCGAAAGCCGATTGACGCGATGCTGGCCATGGAAGTGCATCTCAAGGATGTGCAGAAGCGATATCAGAAAATCGGTTAA
- a CDS encoding TRAP transporter large permease has translation MVYVFGGWFGLLFAGMPVGFTLIVASLAYMLLEGRGLNFAAQRMVAGLNSFPLLAIPFFILTAQLMNTAGVTERIFRFAKALVGHVSGGLGHVNILASLLFSGMSGSAVADAAGLGQLEIKAMRDAGYDSQFAGSVTAASAIIGPLVPPSVPLVVYGVISNTSIGGLFLGGIIPGVLCALVLMVMVYIIAKIRHYPKDEKASCKEVAISFSRAVIPLLTPLIIVGGIFAGIFSPTEAAVVAASYALILGTVVYRELTWTKLFAVLRDTLNHTASVGLLMMGVNLFGYVLAKEQIPQHVAQFFLDFSSNPLTFLLIVNLLLLFLGTFIEVLAILLLIVPVLVTAAMSYGIDPIHFGVLVILNLMIGILTPPMGVALFVVSKVGNIPFGKLAVGILPFLIPLFGLLALLTLVPSLVTFIPNLLMG, from the coding sequence ATGGTATATGTTTTTGGTGGCTGGTTCGGACTGCTATTTGCAGGTATGCCAGTCGGCTTCACGCTGATCGTTGCATCTCTCGCCTATATGCTGCTTGAAGGGCGCGGACTCAATTTTGCCGCTCAGCGCATGGTTGCCGGGCTCAACAGCTTTCCGCTGCTGGCTATTCCCTTTTTCATTCTCACAGCGCAGTTGATGAATACGGCCGGTGTAACCGAGCGGATTTTCCGATTTGCCAAGGCTCTGGTCGGCCACGTGTCCGGCGGGCTTGGACATGTCAATATTCTTGCTTCCTTGCTCTTTTCCGGCATGTCCGGTTCAGCGGTTGCTGATGCGGCAGGGCTAGGGCAGCTGGAGATCAAGGCCATGCGCGATGCTGGCTATGACTCACAATTTGCCGGCTCTGTGACTGCAGCTTCGGCCATCATCGGCCCGCTTGTTCCCCCATCAGTGCCTCTGGTCGTCTATGGCGTGATTTCAAACACTTCGATTGGCGGTTTGTTTCTTGGAGGCATCATTCCGGGCGTTCTTTGCGCTCTGGTGTTGATGGTCATGGTCTATATCATCGCCAAGATCCGGCACTATCCCAAGGACGAAAAGGCCTCATGCAAGGAAGTTGCCATCAGCTTCAGCCGAGCGGTCATCCCGCTGCTGACGCCGCTCATTATCGTTGGAGGCATTTTCGCAGGCATTTTCTCGCCCACGGAAGCTGCTGTCGTTGCTGCCAGTTATGCGCTCATTCTGGGAACCGTCGTCTATCGGGAACTCACCTGGACCAAGCTGTTTGCTGTCTTGCGCGATACGCTCAATCACACGGCCTCCGTTGGTCTTCTGATGATGGGGGTGAACTTGTTCGGCTATGTGCTGGCAAAAGAACAGATCCCACAACATGTCGCCCAGTTCTTCCTGGATTTCTCCAGCAACCCATTGACCTTCCTCTTGATTGTCAACCTGTTGCTGCTGTTTCTGGGAACCTTCATTGAAGTTTTGGCCATCCTGCTGCTCATCGTCCCTGTGCTTGTCACGGCCGCAATGAGCTATGGCATCGACCCAATCCACTTTGGCGTGCTCGTCATTCTCAACCTGATGATTGGCATTTTGACCCCGCCAATGGGGGTAGCTCTCTTTGTCGTCTCCAAAGTTGGCAATATTCCGTTTGGCAAATTGGCGGTCGGCATTTTGCCCTTCCTCATTCCGCTCTTCGGGCTTTTGGCCTTGCTCACACTTGTTCCTTCGCTTGTCACGTTCATTCCCAACCTTTTGATGGGATGA
- a CDS encoding TRAP transporter small permease, translating into MKSSFIYQRLLRLEETIGIVLSIFVFGAIALQVITRFVFHAPLFWTEEAARYLFVWMVAMGSAECVRSRSHISMDVFVLMLPDRIRIILRTLLNIVVVAALLMLVWYGYFGMLRANRVVSVTLGVSEAYLYGALPVGAALMAFRMVIVIIENVKFLLTGKSSKDNRDTVMVQDSRERSL; encoded by the coding sequence ATGAAATCGTCATTCATTTATCAGCGTCTTCTCCGGCTTGAGGAGACCATCGGTATTGTGCTGTCCATTTTTGTCTTTGGCGCCATAGCTCTGCAGGTCATCACACGGTTTGTTTTCCATGCCCCGCTCTTCTGGACAGAAGAAGCTGCCCGCTATTTGTTCGTCTGGATGGTGGCAATGGGCTCTGCCGAATGCGTGCGCAGCCGATCACACATCTCCATGGATGTGTTTGTCCTGATGCTGCCAGACCGCATACGCATCATCTTGCGCACCCTGCTGAATATCGTCGTTGTCGCAGCTCTCCTGATGCTGGTCTGGTATGGCTATTTTGGCATGTTGCGCGCCAACCGGGTGGTGTCTGTCACGCTCGGCGTCTCCGAAGCATACCTTTATGGAGCACTGCCAGTCGGTGCAGCCTTGATGGCCTTTCGAATGGTGATCGTCATCATCGAAAATGTGAAATTCCTGCTCACCGGCAAGTCTTCCAAAGACAATAGAGACACCGTCATGGTGCAAGATTCCCGAGAAAGGTCGCTGTAA
- a CDS encoding N-acetylneuraminate lyase, protein MNKFQGIFAALLTPFNDDESVNYDGLEKTVAFIRQQGLQGIYVGGSSGEAMLQPFDERVACMKKAAEAAEGELTLIAHVGTIATAEAIRLADAAASAGYQAISAITPFYYGFTREEVLAHYLALAEASSLPLIIYNFPARTASFSTKELTELLDNPNIIGIKHTSSDMFQLERLKTLRPDALVYNGYDEMCLAGLASGADGAIGTTYNFMGDLYVALRNFAMAGNLAEAKKLQVMANGVIDGLIEVGVMPGSKAALEIMGVPAGISRRPFKPLSEADRGLMEKALAPVLAWREAQKNG, encoded by the coding sequence ATGAACAAATTCCAAGGAATCTTTGCCGCTCTTCTGACCCCCTTCAACGATGATGAAAGCGTAAATTACGACGGCCTCGAGAAGACGGTCGCCTTCATAAGACAACAGGGCCTTCAGGGCATCTATGTTGGCGGCAGCTCGGGGGAGGCGATGCTTCAGCCTTTTGACGAGCGCGTAGCGTGCATGAAAAAGGCCGCCGAAGCAGCCGAGGGCGAGCTGACATTGATTGCCCATGTGGGTACGATTGCTACGGCGGAAGCTATCCGTCTCGCCGATGCCGCTGCCAGTGCAGGATATCAAGCCATATCGGCCATTACTCCATTCTATTACGGGTTTACCCGCGAGGAGGTACTGGCCCACTATCTGGCGCTGGCCGAAGCGTCCAGCCTGCCGCTGATCATCTATAATTTCCCGGCACGGACGGCGAGCTTCTCCACCAAGGAGCTGACCGAGCTTTTGGACAATCCCAATATTATCGGCATTAAACACACCTCCTCAGACATGTTCCAGCTGGAACGGCTCAAAACCCTGCGGCCGGATGCCCTTGTCTATAATGGCTATGATGAAATGTGCCTTGCAGGCCTTGCAAGTGGCGCCGACGGGGCCATTGGCACGACCTATAATTTCATGGGTGATCTTTATGTTGCGCTCAGAAATTTTGCTATGGCAGGAAATCTGGCGGAAGCAAAAAAACTTCAGGTCATGGCCAACGGCGTCATTGACGGTCTTATCGAAGTTGGTGTCATGCCCGGCTCCAAGGCTGCTCTTGAAATAATGGGCGTTCCGGCAGGTATTTCCCGTCGCCCCTTCAAGCCACTGTCTGAGGCTGACCGTGGCTTGATGGAGAAAGCTCTGGCTCCTGTTCTTGCCTGGAGAGAGGCTCAGAAGAATGGCTAG
- a CDS encoding sialic acid TRAP transporter substrate-binding protein SiaP, with protein sequence MKHVLTCLAVASMLVAGPALAQDTRTLSFGMQGTPGDPQYQGVMEAAKVLEEESKGHLKLEVFPNSQLGTFTEMMEQVTMGDLDFTLNPFGGMDPWVPRAVIASTAYVVKDFDHLQKILHSEWGQGVLDEMRTGNGWRTIDSWYFGTRETTSNKPITKLDDFKGMKLRVPNSAPQLQWAKAMGASPTPVAFAEVYLALQTNQVDGQENPLPIIDAMKFMEVQSNITLTNHLVQDQLVLMSEETWKDLSAEDQKIVMDAFKAGGLVNNKVVNDNEAALLTKFEKNGAQVNRPDVAPFRAAMEPSYKELDAKFGEGIVEKLVGLAD encoded by the coding sequence ATGAAACATGTACTGACTTGCCTGGCTGTTGCCAGCATGCTTGTCGCTGGTCCCGCACTGGCACAGGATACCCGCACGCTGTCATTTGGCATGCAAGGAACACCCGGAGACCCTCAGTATCAGGGCGTAATGGAAGCCGCCAAAGTGTTGGAGGAGGAATCCAAAGGCCATCTCAAACTCGAAGTATTTCCAAACTCACAGTTGGGCACCTTTACCGAAATGATGGAACAGGTAACCATGGGAGATCTGGATTTCACGCTCAATCCGTTTGGTGGCATGGATCCGTGGGTACCACGCGCAGTGATTGCCAGCACCGCTTATGTGGTCAAGGACTTTGATCATCTGCAGAAAATCTTGCACTCCGAATGGGGGCAGGGCGTTCTTGACGAAATGCGCACAGGCAACGGCTGGAGAACAATCGACTCCTGGTATTTCGGTACCCGCGAAACCACATCCAACAAACCCATTACCAAGCTGGACGATTTCAAGGGCATGAAGCTTCGTGTTCCGAACTCCGCTCCACAGCTGCAATGGGCCAAAGCAATGGGTGCCAGCCCAACCCCGGTTGCCTTTGCCGAAGTCTATCTGGCCTTGCAGACCAACCAGGTTGACGGTCAGGAAAACCCGCTGCCAATTATCGACGCCATGAAATTCATGGAAGTGCAGAGCAACATCACCCTGACCAACCATCTGGTGCAGGACCAGCTGGTGCTGATGTCTGAAGAAACCTGGAAAGACCTGTCCGCAGAAGATCAGAAGATCGTCATGGACGCTTTCAAGGCTGGTGGACTGGTCAACAACAAGGTTGTCAATGACAACGAAGCCGCTCTTCTGACCAAGTTTGAGAAAAACGGAGCACAAGTCAATCGTCCTGACGTGGCTCCATTCAGAGCAGCTATGGAACCATCCTACAAGGAACTCGACGCCAAATTTGGCGAGGGCATTGTAGAGAAGCTTGTCGGCCTTGCTGACTGA
- the rhaD gene encoding rhamnulose-1-phosphate aldolase has product MTTFSHPIPFVQQIASLARLCWEMGWNEANGGNISWRLPTDEVESVLARRYPNVKPADPIALPQPRPELDGEYFIVTGTGQYFRHATEFPDQVFGIVRIIEGGTAYQTVWGFNNGGRPTSEFATHLAAHGVRKRVSEGRERIILHCHVPEFIALSYLLPLDSDILTKALWTKMPECIVIFPDGVRIVPPMLPGTTDIADASIKEMEKGRIISWSHHGIFASEATPDSVFGLVETIEKAASIHRKVMSAGGEKQTISNDLLKELANYFKKLLVQFPVFPDGK; this is encoded by the coding sequence ATGACGACATTTTCCCACCCGATCCCCTTCGTTCAGCAGATCGCATCTCTGGCACGCCTGTGCTGGGAGATGGGTTGGAACGAGGCCAATGGCGGCAACATCTCCTGGCGCCTGCCGACCGATGAAGTCGAAAGTGTGCTCGCGCGCCGCTATCCCAATGTGAAGCCTGCCGACCCGATTGCCCTGCCGCAGCCTCGCCCGGAGCTTGATGGCGAATATTTTATCGTCACCGGCACGGGACAGTATTTCCGGCACGCAACCGAGTTCCCCGATCAGGTGTTCGGCATCGTTCGCATCATCGAAGGCGGCACGGCCTATCAGACCGTCTGGGGCTTTAACAATGGCGGGCGTCCAACCAGCGAGTTTGCCACCCATCTTGCCGCTCACGGGGTGCGCAAGCGGGTCTCGGAGGGGCGCGAGCGGATCATTCTGCATTGCCATGTGCCCGAGTTTATTGCGCTGAGCTACCTTCTGCCGCTCGATAGCGACATTCTGACCAAGGCCCTCTGGACCAAGATGCCTGAATGCATCGTCATCTTCCCCGATGGCGTGCGCATCGTGCCACCCATGCTGCCTGGCACCACCGATATCGCCGACGCGTCCATCAAGGAAATGGAAAAGGGTCGCATCATCTCCTGGTCCCACCACGGCATCTTCGCTTCCGAGGCAACCCCGGATTCTGTCTTCGGCCTTGTCGAAACCATCGAAAAAGCCGCGAGCATCCACCGAAAGGTCATGTCCGCGGGGGGAGAAAAGCAGACAATCTCTAACGACCTCCTAAAGGAACTCGCTAACTACTTCAAAAAACTCCTCGTCCAATTCCCCGTCTTCCCGGACGGTAAGTAA
- a CDS encoding SDR family oxidoreductase produces MASRIESLFSLNGKSALVTGGAANIGFAAAEILAAAGAAVAITSRSLERAEEACDKLRVKLGANCLALALDHTDQASIDAAHDAFLEWQPTCDILINNAGGGSGASVAKLFERNPDDIRAMIESNLIGPLLCCRTFARSMAEQGHGKIINFGSIAAIVGRDRRVYETADMLGQPIDYAAAKGGVVAMTRDLAGYLGPMGVNVNAISPGGIERNHHPAFVSGYSDLTPLGRMGHEPDDLEGAILFLASSASDYVHGHNLVVDGGFSVWK; encoded by the coding sequence ATGGCTAGTCGGATAGAGAGCCTTTTCTCCCTCAATGGAAAAAGCGCCCTTGTCACAGGCGGTGCTGCCAATATTGGCTTCGCCGCAGCCGAGATCTTGGCCGCAGCTGGCGCCGCTGTGGCCATCACCTCGCGCTCGCTGGAGCGTGCCGAAGAGGCTTGCGACAAGCTGCGTGTAAAACTGGGAGCCAATTGTCTCGCTCTGGCCCTTGATCACACCGATCAAGCCTCTATCGATGCTGCCCATGATGCCTTTCTGGAGTGGCAACCGACTTGCGACATTCTGATCAACAATGCTGGCGGAGGCTCCGGTGCATCGGTCGCAAAATTGTTTGAAAGAAACCCCGATGATATCCGTGCCATGATCGAGAGCAATCTCATCGGGCCGCTTCTCTGTTGCCGAACCTTTGCCAGAAGCATGGCAGAGCAGGGCCATGGCAAGATCATCAATTTTGGATCAATCGCGGCGATCGTTGGCCGCGACAGACGCGTCTATGAGACTGCCGACATGTTGGGGCAGCCCATTGACTATGCCGCAGCCAAAGGCGGCGTTGTCGCCATGACACGCGATTTGGCAGGTTATCTCGGTCCCATGGGCGTCAATGTCAATGCGATCTCGCCGGGTGGAATTGAGCGCAATCACCATCCGGCGTTTGTCTCCGGCTATAGTGATTTGACCCCTTTGGGCAGAATGGGGCATGAGCCTGACGATCTGGAAGGTGCCATTCTCTTTCTGGCCTCTTCGGCGTCAGATTATGTCCATGGCCATAATCTGGTTGTGGATGGCGGTTTTTCCGTCTGGAAATAA
- a CDS encoding rhamnulokinase family protein, with amino-acid sequence MGFGFVLSVDLGASSGRVLKVRLRDGALSVEELNRFPHGPELRDGRLCWDLDHLWGSIQEGLGKAFAGHAGLEDAADDPIASISVDSWAVDFVPVDADGAALLPFVSYRDARTEGIMPRFHEESGISDPELFGKTGIQSMELNTLYQLYALKDHPLESYKRLDRFMLLPDWIHFQLTGVWSSEYTNATTTQMLSVHDKDWDPDLLQQVGIAAKVMPKIRNGGEVLGPVKPDWCAKWGLDANASPKSVPQVVLCGTHDTASAVAALPSLTSGPYFISLGTWALVGREAPVPDLSDYAYQHGLSNEGGLFDTFRQLRNVSGLWLIQRVREDMDPQSDFADWVAEAEKAEPGRSLINPMDDRYFRALSMVGEIQDACRETGQPVPQTRGQLARCIFESLALNFADVLNDFSKGEPIPELHIVGGGGRNALLCQMTADFLGSPVIAGPFEASALGNAVVQMIGLGWIANLEEGRRIIRNSEVLPRYQPHPGKEQTHIRQRYHALFDRQKEQAQ; translated from the coding sequence ATGGGATTTGGTTTTGTATTGTCTGTTGACTTGGGGGCGTCATCGGGTCGGGTTTTGAAGGTCCGTTTGCGTGATGGTGCGCTCAGTGTTGAGGAGCTCAACCGCTTTCCCCATGGCCCCGAACTGCGTGACGGACGTCTATGCTGGGATCTGGATCATCTTTGGGGCTCCATTCAGGAGGGGCTGGGCAAGGCCTTTGCTGGCCATGCTGGCCTGGAAGATGCGGCAGATGATCCCATCGCCTCGATCAGTGTGGATAGCTGGGCGGTGGATTTTGTGCCGGTGGATGCGGATGGCGCAGCGCTGTTGCCATTTGTCAGCTATCGCGACGCCCGCACCGAAGGCATCATGCCCAGATTTCATGAAGAAAGCGGCATCAGCGATCCGGAGCTGTTCGGCAAGACGGGCATTCAGTCCATGGAACTCAACACGCTCTATCAGCTCTATGCGCTCAAGGACCATCCGCTGGAAAGCTACAAGCGGCTGGACCGCTTCATGCTGCTGCCTGACTGGATCCATTTCCAGCTGACCGGGGTCTGGTCGAGCGAATATACCAACGCCACCACCACACAGATGTTGAGCGTGCATGACAAGGACTGGGATCCGGACCTGTTGCAGCAGGTGGGCATTGCAGCCAAGGTCATGCCCAAGATCCGCAATGGCGGCGAAGTGCTCGGGCCGGTCAAGCCGGACTGGTGTGCCAAATGGGGCCTTGATGCCAATGCTTCGCCCAAAAGCGTGCCTCAGGTGGTGCTGTGCGGCACCCATGACACGGCCTCTGCGGTGGCCGCTCTTCCTTCGCTGACCAGTGGCCCCTATTTCATATCGCTGGGCACTTGGGCGCTTGTGGGCCGCGAAGCGCCGGTGCCCGATCTTTCCGACTATGCCTACCAGCATGGCCTTTCCAATGAGGGGGGCCTGTTTGATACCTTCCGGCAGCTGCGCAATGTGTCCGGCCTGTGGCTGATCCAGCGGGTGCGCGAAGACATGGACCCGCAAAGCGACTTTGCCGACTGGGTGGCAGAGGCCGAGAAGGCCGAACCGGGGCGCTCGCTGATCAACCCGATGGATGACCGCTATTTCCGAGCGCTTTCCATGGTGGGCGAGATACAGGATGCGTGCCGGGAGACCGGCCAGCCGGTGCCTCAGACCAGAGGTCAGCTGGCCCGTTGCATCTTCGAGAGCCTGGCGCTCAATTTTGCCGATGTGCTCAATGATTTCTCCAAGGGCGAGCCGATCCCCGAGCTGCATATTGTGGGCGGCGGCGGGCGCAATGCCCTGTTGTGCCAGATGACAGCGGATTTTCTGGGAAGCCCGGTCATCGCCGGCCCGTTCGAAGCCTCCGCTCTTGGCAATGCGGTGGTGCAGATGATCGGCCTTGGCTGGATCGCCAATCTTGAGGAAGGCCGCCGGATCATTCGCAACAGCGAAGTCCTGCCACGCTATCAGCCCCACCCGGGCAAGGAACAGACCCATATTCGCCAGCGCTACCACGCGCTATTCGATAGACAGAAGGAACAGGCCCAATGA